In a genomic window of Zingiber officinale cultivar Zhangliang chromosome 9B, Zo_v1.1, whole genome shotgun sequence:
- the LOC122023021 gene encoding flotillin-like protein 1 has translation MAIISFKVASASEYLAITGWGINDIRLAKKAWVFIGQSCARFDVSPVNYTFKVEAMSSEKLPFILPAVFTIGPQTDDVESLIRYARLIAPCDKNSDHVKDLVQGVIEGETRVLAAAMTMEEIFKGTKTFKQEVFGKVQLELNQFGLVIYNANVKQLVDVKNHEYFSYLGQKTQQEAANQAKVDVAEARMKGEMGSKERDGRTRQNAAKIDAETKAYSKQREGEGSKAEAKVQTEVMLFQVEQEAAVAAANAQLAVKKAEWLCQAKVADVEAAKAIAIRDSELQLEVEKKNASCQTEKLKAELLTRATVNYEIKVQEANWELYRKQKVAEAALYEQERQAEGQRAIAEANFFTLQQQADGALYAKQKEAEGILSIAEAQGVYLRTILEALGGDYAAMRDFLMIDGGTYKEMARINAEAVKGLNPKISIWSNGSEVAGGGGQGSSHVSSAMRDMAGVYSMLPPLFGTVQEQTGMLPPPWMGKLESPAN, from the exons ATGGCGATCATCTCGTTCAAGGTGGCGAGTGCGTCAGAGTACTTGGCCATCACCGGCTGGGGCATCAACGACATCCGTCTGGCGAAGAAGGCATGGGTGTTCATCGGCCAATCGTGCGCCCGTTTCGACGTCTCTCCGGTCAACTACACCTTCAAGGTGGAGGCGATGAGCTCCGAGAAGCTCCCTTTCATCCTCCCCGCCGTCTTCAccatcggtccccagaccgacgACGTCGAGAGCCTCATTCGCTATGCCCGCCTCATCGCCCCCTGCGACAAGAACTCCGACCACGTCAAGGATCTCGTTCAAGGTGTCATTGAGGGGGAGACGCGGGTGCTCGCTGCCGCCATGACCATGGAGGAGATCTTTAAGGGGACCAAGACGTTCAAGCAGGAAGTGTTCGGGAAGGTGCAACTTGAGCTTAACCAATTTGGCCTAGTCATCTACAATGCCAACGTCAAGCAGCTCGTCGACGTCAAGAACCACGAGTACTTCTCCTACCTCGGCCAGAAGACTCAGCAGGAGGCCGCCAACCAGGCCAAGGTCGATGTCGCTGAGGCAAGGATGAAGGGCGAGATGGGATCCAAGGAACGTGACGGCCGGACACGACAAAATGCCGCCAAGATTGATGCGGAGACCAAGGCGTACTCAAAGCAGAGGGAGGGGGAGGGCAGCAAGGCCGAGGCCAAGGTCCAGACCGAAGTCATGTTGTTCCAGGTCGAGCAAGAGGCGGCAGTTGCGGCCGCCAATGCACAACTCGCAGTGAAGAAGGCGGAATGGCTGTGCCAGGCCAAGGTGGCCGACGTCGAGGCTGCCAAGGCCATCGCCATCAGGGACTCGGAGTTGCAGCTCGAGGTAGAGAAGAAGAACGCTTCCTGCCAAACGGAGAAGCTCAAGGCCGAGCTCCTTACCAGAGCCACCGTCAACTACGAAATTAAG GTTCAGGAAGCAAATTGGGAGCTGTACAGGAAGCAAAAGGTGGCGGAGGCGGCGTTGTATGAGCAAGAGAGGCAAGCGGAGGGCCAGCGTGCGATCGCGGAGGCCAACTTCTTTACACTGCAGCAGCAGGCCGATGGAGCACTCTACGCTAAGCAGAAGGAGGCGGAGGGGATACTGTCCATAGCAGAGGCGCAGGGCGTGTACCTGCGCACGATTCTGGAAGCGCTCGGTGGGGACTACGCGGCAATGAGAGACTTCCTGATGATCGACGGCGGCACATACAAGGAGATGGCGAGGATCAATGCGGAGGCAGTGAAGGGGCTCAACCCCAAGATCagcatctggtccaacggctcgGAGGTGGCCGGCGGAGGTGGACAGGGCAGCAGCCACGTGTCGTCGGCTATGCGGGACATGGCCGGGGTGTACAGCATGCTGCCGCCACTGTTCGGGACGGTGCAGGAGCAGACGGGGATGCTGCCGCCGCCGTGGATGGGGAAGTTGGAGTCGCCGGccaattaa